The stretch of DNA ATAAGCAGTTTATCGTGAACGATTTTGAGAAGAACTTCTTTGAGCTGTTAGAACAAACCAAGCCTGATTACCTCATTGTCGATCTATATGCGGATGCTTGTCGAGATGTGATCAAAATTGATGAAGAAACCTTTGTAAGTGCCAGTCTTGCATTAAGACAAAGTAAATACTTTAAGAACTTTGTTGAATATGAAGTCATCACCCATCATAACAACGATCAATACTTTGAACTTTGGACAAAGTATATGAGTAAGTTTACGGAGAAAATTAAAGAATACTTCCCAGAGGAACGTATCATTTTGAATATGGGCGGATTCACCTATCGGTATAAAGATACGGATGGATCTATCAAGAATTTCCCAAGGGAACATGTGATACAGAGAAATAATTACTTCTGGGATAAGCTTAATGCAACATTTATGCAAAATATTCCTGGATGTAAAGTCATGAATTTACGAGACACACCTTATATTGGTCAACATGATCATCCATTTGGAAACACATTCTCTCATTATCAATCCGGATATTACAAAGAATTTATGAATCGACTAAATAAAATGGTCTTACAGGACCTACAAAAAGAAGTAAAAATCGTTAAATAATTTTCTTGCTAAATGGGGGTTGATAATATGGAAAAGATAACGGTCATCGGTGCAGGAAGTTGGGGTACAGCCTTATCAATGGTGCTTGCTGATAATGAACATGAAGTCAGAATTTGGGGGAATTCACCTAAATCCATCGACGAAATCAACGAAAAGCATACAAATGAAAGCTATCTCCCATCGATTCAGCTCCCTGAAGGCATTAAGGGATATACGTCTCTAAAGGAAGCGCTGGATCAAGTAAATACCATTCTTCTGGTGGTTCCAACCAAAGCCATTCGTGAGGTGTTACAGCGTATCCGGGAGATAGCCGACACACCATTAACGATCATTCATGCCAGCAAAGGAATCGAACCTGAGACCGGTATGAGGCTCTCTGAAATCATTGAAGAGGATATGCCTAAAAATCTGATTAAAGATATTGTTGTATTGTCAGGTCCGAGCCATGCAGAAGAGGTGGCGCTGCGTCACCCGACTACGGTTACCGCTGCTTCAAAAAATATGGAAGCAGCTGAGGCAGTACAACAGTTATTTATGAACTCCTATTTCCGTGTGTATACCAACTCAGATGTACTTGGAGTAGAATTAGGCGGAGCGTTAAAAAATATCATTGCCTTAGGTGCAGGAATTAGTGATGGTCTTGGCTATGGGGATAACGCCAAAGCAGCCTTAATCACCAGAGGAATCGCTGAAATCACAAGGCTTGGATATGCCATGGGTGCAGATCCCCTCACGTTTATTGGCTTAACAGGGGTAGGAGACTTAATTGTCACTTGTACAAGCGTACACAGCCGTAACTGGCGTGCAGGGAACCTATTAGGGAAAGGTCATAACCTAGACGAAGTTCTCGAGAGTATGGGGATGATTGTTGAAGGGGTTCGAACCGCTGAAGCAGCCTATCATTTGGCAAAAAAATTAAAAGTGGACATGCCAATCACAAACGCCATCTACAATGTAGTCCATAATGGCAAATGTGCAAAAGATGCAGTGGATCTCTTGATGAATAGAACTGGGAAAGATGAAATCCCAGTCACCTTAACATAAACAAAATTCCCTTCAGGATATTAGTTTCTAGGAGCTAAAATACCTGATGGGCTTTTTTTATATAAAAAAGGTAATTGTGGATTTTGAGGTTGCGGAGAGATTGATTAGTGCCCGTCGCCGAGTAAATTGAGGGCGGAGGGGAATCATAGGGGGTTATTAGTGCCCGATGGCAAGTAATTTGAGGGTGGAAGGGAATCATAGAGGTCTATTAGTGCCCGCTGGTTGGTATTTTGAGGGTGAAGGGGAATCATAGAGCCGGATAACGCCATTGCAATTGCTTTTTCTAAAAGGTTGGTCATCAAAGATCTGCCTTTGGCAGACTAATGTAAAAATGTAACATAATTATCACTATATACATGTTTGAAAGCGTTAACAAAAGGGTGGTTATCTGTTATAATGGACTCAAGCAATACTAGTAATTTACAAAAACATAATAAAAATTTACTTATACTTTACAAGAACCCAACAATCCGTTAATCAACTGAGTGTAACATAATGATATAGCAAGAAATCGTTATCCGGTATAACTCGGTGTTTCTATTACTTTAATAATAGAAATCATACGGAAACCAAGGAGGCCATTTCAATGAAAAATTGGTTATATACAGAAAATACGATTTTAATAGCGGGTATGACGGAAGAAGGGCTACCGTTCTTTGAGAATAAGTTACAAGGCTGGAATGATGAAGAAGGAACAGATAAAGAGGATTTAGTCATTATTAATGCAGTAGTTTATGATGATGGTTCTGAAATGATTCTTAAGAATATATATACTTCTGAAGAGGCAATGGAGAACCCAGTCATTCGCGAGAAAAGTGAAGAGGTTGAACAGATTTTATTGCAAGAAGTTAATTTATGGATCAGTGGAATGAACTGATGGACGATATAAAAAGAAGAAGCTGATATCAAGGAGGGAGAACCCACCCCCCGATGATATCGGCTTTTTATTTTATCTTGCTTTTGTTTCCTGAGATTTCAACATCTTGATCTGGCCTTGATAGAAAAACTTTTGTTAGATCCTGCCCAATCCGCGAGACAAACGTATTGCCGGTGATTTGCCCCGACTTGGAATGAGCCCCAATCTCAATAACATGACTAGAATCCTTGCTGCCAGCAGCATTAAGGATATTATCCTCAATCATAAAATCTGTAGTATTTTGAAGTGAGATTCCATCTTTTCCAAAACGAGAAAGGGTATTTTTCGTAAAGGTTAACCCGGTGGTATAGCCTTGGAGTTGATAGCTACGATCAGGTTCCGAGGACTGTATCACGGTAGACGTAATATCCTCAAAATGATTATCAGAAACCTTACCATCACTCACAAAAGCTAACTCCATTCCTTTATAGGCATTGTTGATTGTATTATTGCTAATATCAACGTCGTTAACCCAACTTAGGAATATCGCAGGTCGCTGATGTTCACCTAGTTGATTGTTAAAGCGATTATCACGAATCTCGATCGACTCTATTTTCGATTCCTCTTTTTTGGTAGGCCACCCGACTGCATAAATCATTTCGCGAGATATATCTTCAAAGGTATTCCCTGTGATCAGCACATTGCTCCCTGATTGAGGGAGAGAGGTTTGAACTCCGTCAGCATTCTTGGAGGACTCTCCCTTTCCCGAGGGGTTTGAGAAAGCAATCCCGCGTGCGGATCGTAAAAAGGAATTATCCTGAATCGTGGTGTCCTTCCATTTAAATATCCGAATCCCGACAAACGTCATCCCATCAAATGTATTATTGGAAAGGGTGATGTCAGAATTGAATTGGTCATGCACCGACCCATGACTCCCAATGCCAACTGGCCATGCCGTCGTGCCCTTGGTTCCACTTGCCCCGAAATAGCAATTGCGAATCGTTACATTTTCGTTAGGAGTCCCATCAAATTCTCCAATTTGACTAAATCCAAGCTTGGTATGTTCGGACACTTGAATAGCTTCAGAAAAATAGCGAGAGTGATCCGCACTGGTATCTAGGAACCCAACAAATCTACTGTTTTCAATAAGAACATTTTTCGAGGAGTTTAAATCAATACCGTGATCATCGGCTACATCTCTTACTTCAATATTTCGAATCGTAACATTCTCAGCCCGGGCAATCCCTATCGCATTGAAAGCATCTGGATATTCGAGAACATTCCCGTCCCAGACTCCTCCTTCAATGGTGATATTGCCATTTCCGTTGTACCCTTCATACATATCCCCAGGGTCACCATTCACCAACATCGAATCATCATGGCTGCGAAGGAACACTACACCGTCTTTCAGCAACAAATGTGTATCCTGATAAATTCTTAGTGTTTGGGTTAGTTTATATGTTCCTTTAGGCACCACAACTTGAATGTGCCCTTGACCTTGCTTGGCAGCGTCTAAAGCCTTTTGGATAGCTGCTGTATCATTGTGAATACCATCGCCAATCGTACCATACTCACTTACATCAATTTTCCTATCGGGCTCTTCCCTGGTAAAATAAAACCCTACTACCAAAAGAATCACTATGATTCCAGCAACCATGAGCAGCGGTTTTTTATGTTGTTGAATCTGAAGCATAAATAAGACTTCCTTTACTCTTTCCTTATTGATTTACCATAGCACAATAAAAATAAAAAATCCCCTAATAATAGGGGACAAGTATGCAGCTTACTTCAAAACAGCTTCTTTTTCAAGTAACTCGTGTATGAAAGCTAATACATCATCGTGCAATTCTTCATCTTGTAAGGCAAATTCGATTGTCGTTTTGACAAAGCCAATCTTTTCTCCAACATCATAACGCTGTCCTTCAAAGTCATAGGCAAAGACGCGTTGAATGCTATTTAGTTTCTGAATCGCATCGGTTAGTTGGATTTCACCGCCAGCACCGGTCTCTGGGTTATCTAAGAACATAAAGATTTCTGGTGTTAGGACATAACGGCCCATAATCGCTAAGTTAGATGGAGCCGTTCCTGGTTTTGGTTTTTCGACAAAGTTATTTACTTGATAGCGGCGCCCTGTTTGAATGAGAGGGTCAATAATTCCATAACGATGTGTTTCGTTATCAGGAACCTGTTGAACACCAATCACCGATGAGTGAGTAGATTCATGTTCGTCAATTAATTGGCGCAGGCAAGGGGTATTGCTTTGGACAATATCGTCACCTAAGAGAACCGCAAAAGGCTCATCGCCAATGAAATTACGAGCACACCAGACAGCATGTCCAAGTCCTTTTGGTTCTTTTTGACGGATATAGTGAATGTCAGCTAAGTTAGAGGAGTATTGCACTTTGTTCAGTAAATCCGTTTTTCCTTTTTCTAATAAGTTTGCCTCAAGTTCAGAAGCAAAGTCAAAGTGATCTTCAATGGCTCTTTTTGATTTACCGGTAACGATAATGATATCTTCGATTCCTGAAGCAACAGCTTCTTCCACAATATATTGAATCGTTGGTTTATCGACAATGGGTAGCATTTCCTTTGGCATTGCTTTCGTAGCAGGTAAAAATCGTGTTCCTAAACCTGCTGCTGGAATAATCGCTTTACGTACTTTTTTCATTTAACTAGTCCCGCCCTTATCCTTTTTTACGTTCATATAAGTAGTTTACACAAATGCTTATATTGAAAGCATGTAAATATTATACAACAGATTATTGTTAATACTATTCTGACATTTTAAGGATAGGAATGATTTTATGGTATTATGTCCTAGATGGTCTTTATTTTCCCTTTGATTATTTGGGTAGATCACAGTAAATAATAAGTACAATTCGTTTTGAAGTAAGGAGATTACATGAGTGCTTCAGTTGTTTTAAAAAACGTGACAAAAAAATACAAGATGTATAAGAAGACTTCGGATAAATTATTGGATTTAGCGTTGCCTAGCGGGTACGGAAAAGACTTTTATGCATTGCAAAATATTAATTTTGAAGCACAAAAGGGAGATATCATTGGGATTATCGGTGTCAATGGAGCTGGTAAATCGACCATTTCTAATTTGATTTCAGGGGTAATTCCGCCGACTTCTGGCAGTGTGAAAATAAATGGGGATGCGGCGCTTATTTCGATTGGAGCCGGTTTGAATAATGAGTTGTCTGGGAGAGAGAACATTGAGCTAAAGTGCTTAATGTTGGGCTTTAAAAAGCAGGAAATTGAAAGTTTAATGCCGGAGATTATTGATTTTGCAGACATAGGTGAGTTTATCGACCAGCCTGTTAAAAAATACTCAAGCGGAATGAAGTCCAGACTAGGATTTGCCATCTCAGTAAATATTGATCCGGATATCCTCGTAATCGATGAAGCTTTATCAGTGGGAGATAAAATCTTCGCACAAAAATGCCTAGATAAAATGAACTCTTTTAAAGAAAGAGGGAAGACGATCTTCTTTATTAGTCACTCAATCAGCCAGGTGAAGGAATTTTGCCATAAGGCGCTTTGGTTGGAGGCAGGAGAAATTAGAGCCTATGGACCAATCGAAGAGGTTGTTCCACAATATGAGAAGTTCATTCAAGAATACAACAAAAT from Neobacillus sp. CF12 encodes:
- a CDS encoding right-handed parallel beta-helix repeat-containing protein; protein product: MLQIQQHKKPLLMVAGIIVILLVVGFYFTREEPDRKIDVSEYGTIGDGIHNDTAAIQKALDAAKQGQGHIQVVVPKGTYKLTQTLRIYQDTHLLLKDGVVFLRSHDDSMLVNGDPGDMYEGYNGNGNITIEGGVWDGNVLEYPDAFNAIGIARAENVTIRNIEVRDVADDHGIDLNSSKNVLIENSRFVGFLDTSADHSRYFSEAIQVSEHTKLGFSQIGEFDGTPNENVTIRNCYFGASGTKGTTAWPVGIGSHGSVHDQFNSDITLSNNTFDGMTFVGIRIFKWKDTTIQDNSFLRSARGIAFSNPSGKGESSKNADGVQTSLPQSGSNVLITGNTFEDISREMIYAVGWPTKKEESKIESIEIRDNRFNNQLGEHQRPAIFLSWVNDVDISNNTINNAYKGMELAFVSDGKVSDNHFEDITSTVIQSSEPDRSYQLQGYTTGLTFTKNTLSRFGKDGISLQNTTDFMIEDNILNAAGSKDSSHVIEIGAHSKSGQITGNTFVSRIGQDLTKVFLSRPDQDVEISGNKSKIK
- a CDS encoding NAD(P)H-dependent glycerol-3-phosphate dehydrogenase; the protein is MEKITVIGAGSWGTALSMVLADNEHEVRIWGNSPKSIDEINEKHTNESYLPSIQLPEGIKGYTSLKEALDQVNTILLVVPTKAIREVLQRIREIADTPLTIIHASKGIEPETGMRLSEIIEEDMPKNLIKDIVVLSGPSHAEEVALRHPTTVTAASKNMEAAEAVQQLFMNSYFRVYTNSDVLGVELGGALKNIIALGAGISDGLGYGDNAKAALITRGIAEITRLGYAMGADPLTFIGLTGVGDLIVTCTSVHSRNWRAGNLLGKGHNLDEVLESMGMIVEGVRTAEAAYHLAKKLKVDMPITNAIYNVVHNGKCAKDAVDLLMNRTGKDEIPVTLT
- the galU gene encoding UTP--glucose-1-phosphate uridylyltransferase GalU; amino-acid sequence: MKKVRKAIIPAAGLGTRFLPATKAMPKEMLPIVDKPTIQYIVEEAVASGIEDIIIVTGKSKRAIEDHFDFASELEANLLEKGKTDLLNKVQYSSNLADIHYIRQKEPKGLGHAVWCARNFIGDEPFAVLLGDDIVQSNTPCLRQLIDEHESTHSSVIGVQQVPDNETHRYGIIDPLIQTGRRYQVNNFVEKPKPGTAPSNLAIMGRYVLTPEIFMFLDNPETGAGGEIQLTDAIQKLNSIQRVFAYDFEGQRYDVGEKIGFVKTTIEFALQDEELHDDVLAFIHELLEKEAVLK